Proteins from a genomic interval of Zingiber officinale cultivar Zhangliang chromosome 2A, Zo_v1.1, whole genome shotgun sequence:
- the LOC122041946 gene encoding magnesium-chelatase subunit ChlH, chloroplastic — protein sequence MSSLVTTSFATTQLPNPITKSDVLARRSFFLHSFVPRRTLLRSVRRGGVTCAAVGNGLFTQTKPEVRRIVPDPSGGLPRVKVVYVVLEAQYQSSLSAAVLALNAARRHAAFEVVGYLVEELRDEETYRTFCDDLADANVFIGSLIFVEELALKVKAAVEQQRERMDAVLVFPSMPEVMRLNKLGTFSMSQLGQSKSPFFQLFKRNKKQSAGFADSMLKLVRTLPKVLKYLPSDKAQDARLYILSLQFWLGGSPDNLQNFLKMIAGSYVPALKAAKIEYAEPVLFLDSGIWHPLAPRMFDDVKEYLNWYGTRRDATERLKEPNAPIIGLVLQRSHIVTGDDGHYVAVIMELEARGAKVIPIFAGGLDFSGPVERYLIDPITGRPFVHAVVSLTGFALVGGPARQDHPRAIESLRKLDVPYIVALPLVFQTTEEWLNSTLGLHPIQVALQVALPELDGGMEPIVFSGRDARTGKSHALHKRVEQLCTRAIRWAELKRKSKEEKRVAITVFSFPPDKGNVGTAAYLNVFSSIYSVLRDLKRDGYNVDGLPDTPEALIEDVIHDKEAKFSSPNLNVAHKMTVREYLALTPYASLLEESWGKPPGNLNSDGEHLLVYGKQYGNVFIGVQPTFGYEGDPMRLLFSKSASPHHGFAAYYTFVEKIFKADAVLHFGTHGSLEFMPGKQVGMSDVCYPDSLIGNIPNIYYYAANNPSEATIAKRRSYANTISYLTPPAENAGLYKGLKQLAELISSYQSLKDTGRGPQIVSSIISTARQCNLDKDVLLPEEGEELSPNERDLVVGKVYSKIMEIESRLLPCGLHVIGEPPSAMEAVATLVNIAALDRPEDGIYSLPGILAESVGKNIEDLYRGNDKGILADVELLQQITEASRGAISAFVDRTTNKKGQVVDVAEKLTSMLGFALVEPWVQYLSKTKFIRADREKLRTLFEYLGICLKLVVADNELGSLKQALKGSYVEPGPGGDPIRNPKVLPTGKNIHALDPQAIPTAAAMQSAKVVVDRLLERQKADNGGKYPETVALVLWGTDNIKTYGESLGQVLWMIGVRPVADTFGRVNRVEPVSLEELGRPRVDVVVNCSGVFRDLFINQMNLLDRAVKMVAELEEPEEQNYVRKHALKQAAELGVAVREAATRVFSNASGSYSSNVNLAVENSSWNDEKQLQDMYLSRKSFAFDCDAPGAGMTEKRKAFEMALSTADATFQNLDSSEISLTDVSHYFDSDPTNLVQSLRRDGKKPSAYIADTTTANAQVRTLSETVRLDARTKLLNPKWYEGMMSSGYEGVREIEKRLTNTVGWSATSGQVDNWVYEEANSTFIDDEAMRQRLIQTNPNSFRKLVQTFLEANGRGYWETSEENLERLRQLYAEVEDKIEGVDR from the exons ATGTCGTCGCTGGTTACAACTTCCTTCGCCACGACCCAGCTGCCCAATCCCATCACCAAATCCGATGTGCTCGCTCGCAGGAGCTTCTTCCTCCACTCCTTCGTCCCCCGGCGGACTCTCCTCCGCAGCGTGCGCCGCGGCGGCGTGACCTGCGCCGCCGTCGGCAACGGCCTCTTCACGCAGACCAAGCCAGAGGTCCGGCGCATCGTCCCTGACCCCTCCGGCGGCCTCCCCCGCGTCAAGGTCGTCTACGTCGTCCTCGAGGCGCAGTACCAGTCCTCGCTCTCCGCCGCCGTGCTAGCCCTCAACGCCGCTCGTCGGCACGCAGCCTTCGAGGTCGTGGGCTACTTGGTCGAGGAGCTGCGGGACGAGGAGACGTACCGCACCTTCTGCGACGACCTGGCCGACGCCAACGTCTTCATCGGCTCGCTCATCTTCGTGGAGGAGCTGGCGCTGAAGGTGAAGGCGGCGGTGGAGCAGCAAAGAGAGCGGATGGACGCCGTGCTGGTCTTCCCCTCGATGCCGGAGGTGATGCGACTCAACAAACTCGGCACTTTTAGCATGTCCCAATTGGGGCAGTCCAAGAGCCCCTTCTTTCAGCTCTTCAAGCGCAACAAGAAGCAGTCCGCCGGCTTCGCCGACAGTATGCTAAAGCTGGTGCGCACCCTCCCCAAGGTGCTCAAGTACCTGCCGAGCGACAAGGCCCAGGACGCCCGCCTCTACATCCTCTCCCTCCAGTTCTGGCTTGGCGGCTCCCCGGACAACCTCCAGAACTTCCTCAAGATGATCGCCGGTTCCTACGTCCCCGCACTCAAGGCCGCTAAAATCGAGTACGCCGAACCCGTCCTCTTCCTCGACAGTGGCATCTGGCATCCGCTCGCCCCCCGCATGTTCGACGACGTCAAGGAGTACCTCAACTGGTACGGCACCCGGCGAGACGCCACGGAGAGGCTCAAGGAACCCAACGCCCCCATCATCGGGCTGGTCCTGCAGAGGAGCCACATTGTCACCGGCGACGACGGACACTACGTCGCGGTGATCATGGAGCTCGAGGCTCGCGGCGCTAAAGTAATCCCCATCTTCGCGGGCGGGCTTGACTTCTCGGGACCAGTCGAGAGGTACTTGATCGACCCGATCACGGGCAGGCCATTCGTCCATGCCGTGGTGTCGCTCACCGGGTTTGCGCTCGTGGGTGGTCCGGCGAGGCAAGACCATCCGAGGGCGATCGAGTCGTTGAGGAAGCTCGATGTGCCTTACATTGTGGCGCTGCCGCTGGTGTTTCAGACCACCGAGGAGTGGCTCAACAGCACCTTGGGTTTGCATCCGATCCAGGTCGCTCTGCAGGTGGCCCTTCCGGAGCTTGACGGTGGAATGGAACCGATTGTCTTCTCCGGCCGGGATGCAAGAACAG GCAAATCGCATGCACTGCATAAGAGAGTGGAGCAGCTATGCACGAGGGCCATTCGATGGGCAGAGCTAAAGAGGAAATCTAAG GAGGAGAAGAGAGTGGCAATCACAGTGTTCAGCTTCCCACCGGACAAGGGGAATGTAGGAACAGCGGCTTATCTCAATGTCTTCTCCTCCATCTACTCTGTCCTCAGAGATCTCAAGAGAGATGGGTACAATGTCGATGGCCTTCCCGACACCCCGGAAGCCCTCATCGAGGACGTCATCCACGACAAGGAGGCCAAGTTCAGCAGCCCCAACCTGAACGTAGCCCACAAGATGACCGTCCGCGAGTACCTGGCCCTCACTCCCTACGCCTCTCTGCTGGAGGAGAGCTGGGGCAAGCCCCCCGGCAACCTCAACTCCGACGGCGAGCACCTTCTGGTCTATGGCAAGCAGTACGGCAACGTCTTCATCGGCGTTCAGCCCACGTTTGGCTACGAGGGCGACCCCATGCGACTGCTCTTCTCCAAGTCGGCGAGCCCCCACCACGGCTTCGCCGCCTACTACACCTTCGTGGAGAAGATATTCAAGGCGGACGCCGTGCTCCACTTCGGCACGCACGGCTCGCTCGAGTTCATGCCCGGGAAGCAGGTCGGCATGAGCGACGTCTGCTACCCCGACAGCCTCATCGGCAACATCCCCAACATCTACTACTACGCCGCCAACAACCCTTCCGAGGCCACCATCGCCAAGCGCCGGAGCTACGCCAACACCATCAGCTACCTGACGCCGCCAGCGGAGAACGCCGGGCTCTACAAGGGGCTCAAGCAGCTCGCTGAACTCATCTCCTCCTACCAGTCGCTGAAGGACACCGGACGCGGCCCGCAGATTGTGAGCTCCATCATCAGCACCGCCAGGCAATGCAACCTCGACAAGGATGTGCTTCTGCCGGAGGAAGGCGAGGAGCTCTCGCCCAATGAGAGGGACCTCGTGGTCGGCAAGGTCTACTCCAAGATCATGGAAATCGAGTCTCGACTTTTACCGTGCGGGCTCCATGTGATCGGAGAGCCTCCCTCGGCGATGGAGGCAGTGGCCACGCTGGTGAACATTGCGGCGCTCGATCGCCCCGAGGACGGCATTTACTCACTTCCCGGCATACTGGCCGAGAGCGTGGGAAAGAACATCGAAGACCTGTACAGGGGAAACGACAAGGGGATACTGGCCGACGTCGAGCTCCTCCAGCAGATAACAGAGGCGTCGCGCGGCGCCATCTCGGCCTTCGTGGACCGCACGACGAACAAGAAAGGGCAGGTGGTGGACGTGGCGGAGAAGCTGACCTCGATGCTCGGGTTTGCGTTGGTGGAACCCTGGGTGCAGTACCTGTCCAAGACCAAGTTCATTAGGGCGGACAGGGAGAAACTGAGGACCCTGTTCGAGTACTTGGGAATCTGTTTGAAGCTGGTGGTGGCGGACAACGAGCTCGGTAGTCTGAAGCAGGCGCTGAAAGGCAGCTACGTTGAGCCCGGGCCCGGCGGCGACCCTATCAGGAACCCCAAAGTGCTGCCCACCGGGAAGAACATCCACGCGCTGGACCCGCAGGCAATTCCGACGGCCGCAGCGATGCAGAGCGCCAAGGTGGTGGTCGATCGGCTGCTGGAGCGGCAGAAGGCGGACAACGGTGGGAAGTATCCCGAGACCGTCGCGCTCGTGCTGTGGGGCACCGACAACATCAAGACGTACGGTGAGTCACTGGGTCAGGTGCTCTGGATGATCGGCGTGCGGCCGGTGGCAGACACCTTCGGCCGCGTGAACCGAGTGGAGCCCGTCAGCTTGGAAGAGCTTGGGCGGCCTAGGGTCGACGTCGTCGTCAATTGCTCCGGTGTCTTCCGCGACCTCTTCATCAACCAG ATGAATCTGCTAGATCGAGCGGTGAAGATGGTGGCGGAGTTGGAGGAGCCGGAGGAGCAGAACTACGTGAGGAAGCACGCGCTGAAGCAGGCGGCGGAGCTAGGCGTGGCGGTGCGCGAGGCGGCGACGAGGGTGTTCTCTAACGCGTCCGGGTCGTACTCCTCCAACGTGAACCTGGCGGTGGAGAACTCGTCGTGGAACGACGAGAAGCAGCTGCAGGACATGTACCTGAGCCGCAAGTCTTTCGCTTTCGACTGCGACGCGCCGGGGGCGGGGATGACGGAGAAGCGGAAGGCGTTCGAGATGGCGCTGAGCACGGCGGACGCGACGTTCCAGAACCTGGACTCCTCGGAGATCTCGCTGACCGACGTGAGCCACTACTTCGACTCGGACCCGACGAACCTGGTGCAGTCGCTGCGGCGGGACGGGAAGAAGCCGAGCGCGTACATCGCGGACACGACGACGGCGAACGCGCAGGTGCGGACGCTGTCGGAGACGGTGCGGCTGGACGCGCGGACGAAGCTGCTGAACCCGAAATGGTACGAGGGGATGATGTCCAGCGGCTACGAAGGGGTGCGGGAGATCGAGAAGCGGCTGACCAACACCGTGGGTTGGAGCGCCACGTCGGGGCAGGTGGACAATTGGGTGTACGAGGAAGCCAACTCCACCTTCATCGACGACGAGGCGATGCGGCAGCGGCTGATTCAGACCAACCCCAACTCCTTCCGGAAGCTTGTGCAGACCTTCCTTGAGGCCAACGGCCGCGGCTACTGGGAGACGTCGGAGGAGAACCTGGAACGCCTGCGCCAGCTCTACGCCGAGGTGGAGGACAAGATCGAGGGCGTCGATCGGTGA